In Aquila chrysaetos chrysaetos chromosome 2, bAquChr1.4, whole genome shotgun sequence, the following are encoded in one genomic region:
- the PM20D2 gene encoding peptidase M20 domain-containing protein 2 yields MRPQEPPPPQGGPALPALETLKQRACESVELNAARLGALSRDIWSRPELAYEEHQAHDTMTRFFSSRELPGAAWAVQPRYALGTAFRAEWGTAAPRGPGPRPLRVAFLCEYDALPGIGHACGHNLIAEVGAAAALGLKAALESLPQPAPVAVQVTVLGTPAEEQGGGKIDLINAGAFDGLDVVFMAHPSQENAAYLPDVAEHDVTVKYYGKASHAAAYPWEGVNALDAAVLAYNNLSVLRQQMKPTWRVHGVIKNGGVKPNIIPSYTELEFYLRAPSMKDLSVLTEKVENCFRSAALATGCKVEIKGGENDYYNVLPNKSLQKVYKENGKKLGIEFISEDCILNGLSGSTDFGNVTFVVPGLHPYFYIGSDALNHTEQYTEAAGSQNAQFYALRTAKALAMTALDVIFKPGLLEEVREDFRQVKLKEEEQINPVEPNKESSIGIGACASH; encoded by the exons ATGAGGCCgcaggagccgccgccgccgcagggCGGCCCCGCGCTGCCGGCGCTGGAGACGCTGAAGCAGCGGGCGTGCGAGAGCGTGGAGCTGAACGCGGCGCGGCTGGGCGCGCTGAGCCGCGACATCTGGAGCCGGCCCGAGCTGGCCTACGAGGAGCACCAGGCGCACGACACCATGACCCGGTTCTTCTCCAGCCGGGAGCTGCCGGGCGCCGCCTGGGCCGTGCAGCCGCGCTACGCGCTGGGCACGGCCTTCCGCGCCGAGTGGGGCACGGCCGCCCCTCGGGGCCCGGGCCCGCGGCCGCTCCGCGTCGCCTTCCTCTGCGAGTACGACGCTTTGCCCGGCATCGGGCACGCCTGCGGGCACAACCTGATCGCCGAGGtgggggccgccgccgccctgggGCTGAAGGCCGCCCTGGAGAGCCTGCCGCAGCCGGCGCCCGTCGCCGTCCAG GTCACGGTGCTGGGGACGCCTGCGGAGGAGCAAGGAGGAGGCAAAATAGACCTGATAAACGCCGGAGCGTTCGATGGACTGGATGTGGTTTTCATGGCGCACCCCTCGCAAGAAAACGCGGCTTACCTGCCCGATGTGGCCGAGCACGA TGTGACTGTGAAATACTATGGAAAAGCTTctcatgctgctgcttatcCTTGGGAAGGAGTTAATGCATTAgatgctgctgttcttgcaTACAACAATCTGTCTGTTTTAAGACAGCAAATGAAACCGACCTGGAGAGTTCATG gtGTAATAAAAAATGGTGGTGTGAAACCTAACATCATTCCTTCTTACACTGAACTAGAGTTTTACTTGCGTGCCCCTTCAATGAAAGATCTTTCTGTTCTGACAGAGAAGGTTGAGAACTGCTTCAGATCTGCAGCACTGGCCACAGGATGCAAA gtgGAAATAAAAGGTGGTGAAAATGATTACTACAATGTGCTTCCAAATAAGAGCCTGCAGAAAGTTTACAAGGAGAATGGAAAGAAGCTTGGAATAGAATTTATATCAGAAGACTGTATCTTGAATGGCTTGTCAG GTTCCACGGACTTTGGAAATGTTACATTTGTAGTCCCTGGGCTTCatccttatttttatattggcTCTGATGCATTGAATCATACTGAGCAGTACACAGAAGCTGCAG ggtCACAGAATGCTCAGTTCTATGCTTTGCGCACAGCGAAAGCTCTGGCAATGACAGCACTGGATGTCATTTTCAAGCCAGGTCTGCTAGAAGAAGTCAGGGAAGACTTCAGACAGGTGAAGCTAAAAGAAGAGGAGCAAATAAATCCAGTAGAACCTAACAAAGAATCTAGCATTGGCATAGGAGCGTGTGCATCACACTAA